One part of the Muntiacus reevesi chromosome 20, mMunRee1.1, whole genome shotgun sequence genome encodes these proteins:
- the LOC136151454 gene encoding translationally-controlled tumor protein-like: MIIYRDLISHDEMFSDIYKIQEVADGLCLEVEGKMVSRTEGNTDDSFIGGNASAEGPEGEGTNSTVITGVDIVMNHHLQGTSFTKEASKKYIKDYMKSIKGKLEEQRPERVKPFMTGAAEQIKHILANFKNDHSLLVKT, translated from the exons ATGATCATCTACCGGGACCTCATTAGCCATGACGAGATGTTCTCCGACATCTACAAGATCCAGGAGGTCGCGGACGGGCTGTGCCTGGAGGTGGAGGGGAAGATGGTCAGTAGGACAGAGGGTAACACCGATGACTCGTTCATTGGTGGAAATGCCTCCGCTGAAGGCCCCGAGGGAGAAGGTACCAACAGCACAGTAATCACTGGTGTCGATATTGTCATGAACCATCACTTGCAGGGAACCAGCTTCACAAAAGAAGCCTCCAAGAAGTACATCAAAGATTACATGAAGTCAATCAAAGGGAAACTTGAAGAACAGAGACCAGAAAGAGTAAAACCTTTTATGACAGGGGCTGCAGAACAAATCAAGCACATCCTTGCTAATTTCAAAAAcgatca tTCTTTATTGGTGAAAACATGA